TCGCGCTCTTCCTAAGCCCGGAGCGTGGATGGACACCTTTAAAAAAATCCTGTCCCTCCCGCTTTTTCTCACCGCCATTTGGCTCGGCTGGATCTTTTATCAACAGGTCTCGCCCACGAAAGTTTCTGCGGTCGACGGCATCGATTGGGTCGAGTTTAATCCAGCTCATCTTAAAGAGAATATCGGTCAAAGAAACATCTTCGTCGATTTTACTGCGGACTGGTGCTTGAGTTGCAAAGTGAACGAAAAATTAGTCTTCTCCGACAAAAAGGTCCAAGAAGCTCTCAAGAAAAATGAGATTTTGATGATTAAAGCCGATTGGACCAACTACAACGCCGACATCACCGCGTGGCTCAAATCCTTCAACCGCTTGGGAGTTCCATTCTATTTGTTCTACTCCAAAGACGGTTCCGTACAGATTCTTCCCGAAGTCCTAACGCCATCACTCGTGCTCGAGACCATTAACAGGTAACAGTTCCCTTTTCGTAGCGATCTCCGCTACGAAAAGGGAACTGTTACCTGTAAAGTGCGAGAGCTTTTTCTTTTTGATCGGCGTGAACAACGATGGGGGCTGGATATTTCCATCGCGATCGATCGCCATCAGGATCATGCAGAATCTTCGTCGGCGCGCTCGCAAGCTCAGGAATATATTTTCGGATATACTCACCCTCGGGATCAAATTTTTCGCTCTGAAGCCAGGGATTAAAAATGCGAAAGTAAGGTTGAGGATCACATCCTGTCGAGGATGCCCATTGCCAACCACCGTTATTGGGAGCCAGATCTCCATCAAGAAGCATCTTCATAAAATAGTTCTCTCCCCACTGCCAATTGATCAAAAGATCTTTCACTAAAAACGAAGCCACAATCATTCTTACACGATTGTGCATCCATCCTGTCGTGTTAAGCTCGCGCATCCCTGCATCCACTATCGGATAGCCCGTGGTGCCCTCGCACCAACGTGCAAAGTGAGACTTATTATTAGACCACTTAATGTCTTTGTATTTTTCGAGGAACGACGTCTTTTCGACATCAGGGCGATACCATAGGATCGAGTAATAGAACTCACGCCAGACCAGCTCCTTTAAAAATTGGGTCGGCCCACTCTTTTGAGCAAAAGTAAGATCTTCTAACTGAAGATAAGGAATGATTTGCGACGTGACCAAAGAACCATTCTTTAAAAATAAAGAGAACTTTGACGTCCCACTCAGAGCG
This is a stretch of genomic DNA from Bdellovibrionales bacterium. It encodes these proteins:
- a CDS encoding FAD-binding domain-containing protein, whose translation is LFSIQWKDVMGKSFPWRDSLESFITTNNKSVSIEIPPAGSVVAFERLKDFKSKTEGYDDNRNFPALSGTSKFSLFLKNGSLVTSQIIPYLQLEDLTFAQKSGPTQFLKELVWREFYYSILWYRPDVEKTSFLEKYKDIKWSNNKSHFARWCEGTTGYPIVDAGMRELNTTGWMHNRVRMIVASFLVKDLLINWQWGENYFMKMLLDGDLAPNNGGWQWASSTGCDPQPYFRIFNPWLQSEKFDPEGEYIRKYIPELASAPTKILHDPDGDRSRWKYPAPIVVHADQKEKALALYR